A genomic window from Elaeis guineensis isolate ETL-2024a chromosome 3, EG11, whole genome shotgun sequence includes:
- the LOC105040557 gene encoding transcription factor bHLH162, with protein sequence MESFNGSARPDRKTIEKHRRIQMKALCSKLDSLLPNPPTSREGAALPLPDRLDEAVNYIKSLQGRLERMKERKRQLLEPEGSSRGMGSEERGGMGLPQIEVQDLGSGFRVVIISSPGDRLMFYEAVRVLEEEGGEILNANFLVVGDKAVHSIHSMVADPRGGSEASKVLERLKKACHPCW encoded by the exons ATGGAGAGCTTCAATGGTTCAGCGAGGCCGGATCGGAAGACCATCGAGAAGCATAGAAGAATCCAAATGAAGGCTCTCTGTTCCAAGCTCGATTCCCTCCTCCCCAACCCACCCACCTCAAGG GAGGGAGCGGCGCTGCCGCTACCAGACCGACTAGATGAAGCGGTGAATTATATAAAAAGTCTGCAGGGGAGGCTGGAGAGGATGAAGGAGAGGAAGAGGCAGTTGTTGGAGCCCGAGGGGAGCAGCCGGGGTATGGGAAGTGAGGAGAGAGGTGGGATGGGGTTGCCCCAGATAGAGGTCCAAGACCTGGGTTCTGGGTTTAGAGTTGTCATAATAAGTAGCCCAGGGGATCGGCTCATGTTCTACGAGGCCGTTCGAGTCCTGGAGGAGGAAGGGGGAGAGATTCTGAATGCCAACTTCTTGGTGGTCGGCGACAAGGCTGTCCACTCCATACACTCCATG GTTGCGGATCCTAGAGGTGGTTCTGAGGCTAGCAAGGTGTTGGAGAGACTGAAGAAAGCATGTCATCCGTGCTGGTGA